The Plasmodium brasilianum strain Bolivian I chromosome 14, whole genome shotgun sequence genome contains a region encoding:
- a CDS encoding hypothetical protein (conserved Plasmodium protein): protein MDNLKSLQRNDTIKSKKNDTQKNGEVSKKNDSNLLTIYSFISSYVFKEDMNYDENDSRYVLLESQDLENENCAKKVSFSEYNEKIYGYYGGKSGSNEGHEEDEDEDEEEYEGEDSEEDEIEDEDDEHEDDEEAGIGLKVNTNEEDVDVEGNNIPGICKAHEHINKGATKKRNMKSMKEEKYIKKLWKKGKKNKSLQTNKSDKENHNNNNNKIKKNINNFSKYFMLSMDNTNEQENIFKDEKQLSRQMSYYNDAYYYTSEMIYKNNRRHKEKFALYLRLISLCVNIVIGIYLITRFPHTYNEFDLNSQSGHSKEHENIKNIVRSHLEKNKYCKAYENKPDTHADLLNSESKVLKKIENKMKYFNILFRSSKRESQAENNGNSQHNSGSTHRAIINSNIDSNNSNNTNVSSNNKSDDAMGTNINKYHDVGENDSSTPIKDIDIIHLIDEEYIMNYIYLEMNKIYKYALYSFFGELLVISIIVFSLFILRIFIKDNNKFSVILTIMMFIILKHLIIIIYEKITCKNFITFYELKEDKSPLSLNCMNKFKNKCNMNNKCCRDKNCVEIDIDDTHESEYDKTEFPITTLHQKPYLRNRGCEIRMVIDTIKEIEIIIESTVERKMKPQ, encoded by the exons AtggataatttaaaaagtttacaAAGAAATGACACAATTAagagcaaaaaaaatgacaCACAAAAAAATGGTGAAgttagcaaaaaaaatgacaGTAATTTATTAACAATTTATTCGTTTATAAGTAGCTATGTATTTAAAGAAGATATGAACTATGACGAAAATGATAGCAGATACGTATTATTGGAAAGTCAAGATTTAGAGAATGAAAATTGTGCCAAGAAGGTAAGTTTCAGCGAatacaatgaaaaaatatatggatatTATGGGGGAAAAAGTGGTAGTAATGAAGGACACGAAGAAGATGAAGATGAGGATGAGGAAGAATATGAGGGGGAAGATTCAGAAGAAGATGAAATAGAAGATGAAGATGACGAACACGAAGACGATGAAGAAGCAGGTATAGGTCTAAAAGTAAATACAAATGAAGAAGATGTGGATGTTGAAGGAAATAATATACCCGGAATATGCAAAGCAcatgaacatataaataagggagcaacaaaaaagagaaatatgaaaagtatgaaagaagaaaaatatataaaaaagttatggaaaaaaggaaaaaaaaataaatcctTGCAAACGAATAAGAGTGATAAAGAGAAtcataataacaataataataaaattaaaaaaaatataaataatttttctaaatactTTATGCTATCAATGGATAATACTAATGAAcaggaaaatatttttaaggatGAAAAACAATTATCACGACAAATGTCTTACTATAATGATGCTTACTATTATACATCTGAAatgatatacaaaaataatagaagaCACAAAGAAAAATTTGCCTTATATTTAAGGTTAATCTCTTTATGTGTTAATATAGTCATaggtatttatttaattacacGTTTTCCACATACTTATAACGAATTTGATTTAAATTCTCAAAGCGGGCATTCAAAAGAAcatgaaaacataaaaaatatcgtTAGGAGTCATCTAGAgaagaataaatattgtaAGGCTTATGAAAATAAGCCGGACACGCATGCAGATCTTCTAAATAGCGAGAGtaaagtattaaaaaaaattgaaaataaaatgaaatattttaacatcCTTTTTAGGAGCAGTAAAAGGGAAAGTCAAGCTGAAAATAATGGCAATTCTCAGCATAACAGTGGTAGCACTCACAGAGCAATTATCAATAGTAATATAGACAGTAATAACAGCAACAATACCAATGtgagtagtaataataaaagtgaTGACGCAATGGGAAcgaacataaataaatatcatGATGTAGGAGAAAATGATTCAAGTACGCCAATAAAAGATATAGATATTATCCATTTAATCGATGAAGAGTATATTAtgaattacatttatttagaAATGAACAAGATATATAAGTATGCTCTTTACTCCTTTTTCGGAGAATTATTAGTTATATCAATTATTgtcttttctttatttatattaagaatattcataaaagataataacaaatttagTGTTATCTTAACCAT AATGatgtttataatattgaaacatcttattataataatatatgaaaaaattacttgtaaaaattttatcacaTTTTACGAATTGAAAGAGGATAAATCCCCTTTGTCTTTAAACTGCATGAATAAGTTCAAAAACAAATGTAACATGAATAACAAATGCTGTCGAGATAAAAATTGCGTAGAAATTGATATTGATGATACACACGAATCCGAATATGACAAAACAGAATTTCCTATTACAACTTTACACCAAAAACCTTATT TGCGGAATAGGGGCTGTGAAATAAGAATGGTAATAGACACGATAAAGGAAATTGAAATAATCATAGAATCTACAGTAGAACGGAAAATGAAACCACAGTAG
- a CDS encoding CCAAT-binding transcription factor, with protein sequence MDEKDNKENINLIKETMFGLPHGIISKIIHNNVNLNNYRIRKEAVNTLSKCLSIFILYITEGAIEHCENEKRSTLFVRDILNSLDDSLFLDIYDELKKQVDIQEENNKKETSKNNENDEEKDVTSTEANTKNKEDDFDLLLQALE encoded by the coding sequence ATGGATGAAAAAgacaataaagaaaatataaatttaattaaagaaaCAATGTTTGGTTTGCCCCATGgcattatttcaaaaataatacataataatgtaaatctTAATAATTATAGAATCCGAAAAGAAGCAGTGAATACTTTAAGTAAGTGCTTGtctatttttattctgtATATAACTGAAGGGGCAATAGAACATTgcgaaaatgaaaaaaggtCTACTCTCTTTGTCCGAGATATTTTAAATTCCCTAGATGATTCCTTatttttagatatatatgatgaattaaaaaaacaggTAGATATtcaagaagaaaataataaaaaggaaacatccaaaaataatgaaaatgatgaagaaaAGGATGTGACAAGTACTGAGGCAAATACAAAGAATAAAGAAGATGATTTTGACCTATTACTGCAAGCTTTAGAATGA